The Cyprinus carpio isolate SPL01 chromosome B8, ASM1834038v1, whole genome shotgun sequence genome segment TGATATTTTCAATGTTTACAATATTTATgagtataaattaaaaagaaccattatttacaaaagaatacatctatttaatattcattaaacaattatatttacagtataggttgtcaaaaacatcataaagcaTTGAAATGCACACAATGATGtcataatatatatgcatatgacAAAATATCTATTGCACATTAAGTCTTCTGTCTTTTCTCTGTACAGCACGCCAGTATATATCATTCACTGACTGTGTCTTCGTGTCTTTGGAGCTCAGGTAGCCAAGGATGGAGTTTCCAGCCCAGAGACTGACCCCTACTAGACCCAAACAGAGATGTGGGGTTTTCCATGCCGATGTGGTGAGCTGGGTGTGGATCATGAAGATGACAACCGCGGAAGTTCCCTAAATGAGTACAGATTCATACATGCTTAACCCTCCTGTTGTGTTGAGGTTCATTTGTCCCACACTCGATTTTCAAAAtgcttgaaatatttattaaactattcaTTTCCTCTTGAAATTTtgtgaataattttcatttagggTCATGAACGTGCATGCAAAGTTTTAACAGATGTAAGTGTTTTAGAAAGGCTGTACAATTGTTACAACTTTTGAGCCCCATTGGTTTCATGCAATTTGCCAAAAATCAATTATAATTGTGTGTATCTATTTGAGAttcatggtcaaaaaaaaaaaatgtcagtggttGCTTTTGGTTAGTTATTTGGGATCTCAATTACTAGACTGTTGTATATAGAAGATACTTATTACATTTCtcgcatattttatattttttatatattatattgctcTGACAAGCAACAATAGAGGGTTGTGTTTTTAGATGActctttaatatttttcacactgCTGATTTTTGGTAATTGAATGGAAACCAATGTAAGTCATTTTGACCCCCAACACAGAAGTTGTACCCAGTTTCTGAACACAAAAGGATTGTTAAATATGTAATCATGCTGGAgcaaaatcaatgttaaaaagttGTAATATGTTCTGATGATATGACATACCACAGCCCGGCTGCTGAAGACAGATACCTCATTGGTTCCCATTTGTTTCTGTGTGgtaaaagaaacaaaactgtCTCCAACCATCATGGCTCCAAATGCCCGAGTGAGATAAAGATGATCCTCAGATCCATTAATCTACAATGGATGAATACACAATGCATTAATGGACAATGCCACCTAGAAGCATTTTAGCTGACAACATGACAACTTTTGCTATCCTTGATATATTATATGGGGCAGCTGAGGCCTgttggttagagaattggacttgtaaccagaaggttgcaggtttaagtctcggtgctggcaggagttgtatgtaggtgggtggggagtgaatgaacagcgctctcttccaccctcaatacccatggctgaattgcccttgagcaaggcactgaacccccagttgctccccgggcgctggatatatagctgcccactgctccaggtgtgtgttcacggtgtgtatatttctcactgctgtgtgtgtgcacttggatgggttaaatgcagagcaccaattccgagtatgggctactatacttggcaaatgtcacgactttcactttttcaaccataaggttgtgggttcgagtctcaggccgacaataccacgactaaggtgcccttgagcaaggcaccaaacccccaactgctccccgggtgccgcagcataaatggctgcccactgctcctagTGTGTATTCacagtgtgtgcactttggatgggttaaatgcagagcacaaaaacatttttacctgTGACCCAAGAAGCCATCCTGGAAAAACCAACCACATGAGGCCACAAATGCAGTTGGCAAAAAAATCCATTTGAAGGAAAAACCTCTGGGGCTTAGTGAGCAGTTCAGATCGTTTCAAAGAGCCTTTCAACTGATTGTGATCCAAGATCAAAAGAATCAAACTGCTTAGAAGAAAGAACAAGAACACCGCCATATCCACCATGGGAAGCTGGAGAGAAAAGTCAAGATTTATGGATTTAACCGGCATGTAACTAACATTTGATGTTTTATGGCATTAAAACAGAGAGcactgcattttacatttatgtttagaTGATTACTATACCAAAGTgacttaatatattaaaatgcacacaTCATGTTACAGTACACACATGTCTGCAGTCTGTTCCTTGAATGTGTGCCTCTCTGCAGACTCCCAACAGTGAAAGGAAGGCCTGTAtagaaagacatttaaaacagttcatttaattcatatttcaaaatgttgataCAAGGTCacagtaaatattaaattgatGCAATAATGCAACACTTAAATATGAACACTTCAAAAGGTTGGGGGTCAGTTTTGTAATGTATTCAAaaaagtctcctatgctcacgaaggctgcatttatttgatcagcaatattattgcatttaaaataactgtttactgttataatatatttcaaaatgtaatttattcctgtcatgcaaagctgaattttcaccagtcATATACTCtgttactcttcagtgtcacatgatccttcagaaatcacttttgattcatttaatgcatccttgataaataaaagtattcattaaaattacACCTTACTAACCCCAGACGTATTGAGTAACTGTAAGGAGTAACTTAccaactttaaaataacatttgttggtCTAATCTAGCCTAATATAGTGGTTAATTTagccatattaaataatattttaattcgaATAAAACCAGTTTATTTACCATGTGAAGTACATTTTAGATCACCTGACAAACGGGATAAACTCTCGATTACCTAGAAAATATTTCTCCTAAAGTTTCAAGAGAATATATGCaggcatatgtgtgtatttgcatTGCACTTACAACAAGCCTTGAGACGGAATGAGCAGACAGTGAAAGTGGATGGTTGTTGCTTTTGAAGAAAATGAACTTAATATTACTGGCGACCCACACACATACGAGTGAGCGCGTTAATTCAAACTGCGCGCTTGCGTCACTGACGCTTTCACCCTGCAACACAAGAGCGTATAACGCGTTACAAAAGTATTATCACAGTAACAATAATTTCCGCCAAGATGCCCAATAATTACTACGGTTATGGcaactacaaaaaatatatataataaacattataatataaccaTTATGAAAAAATTCTTAGCAGCTCCGTCTCATTAAGACGGAACGCGTCGCGTTTTTATAACGCGTGTTAAGTAACGCGTCTCTCGAGACCCAAGCGTTCTGTTCCATTCAGACCCCAAGTAGTACGAGAAATTGTTAACTTCCCCAAATGACTTTCACTGTTAATTTCTTCCAGTTTAAAAGCTGTAGTATTGTATTTTATCGGATACTAAACTATAGTAGTACCCTGGTATTTTTTGTAAAGGAAACATTGTTTGTCATTTAGCATTCATTTTAAcacaaaactttgtttttttttttgcctttcgcttattaacatttacaaacaacacGTTATACAATCCCATGATTTTACACACGTAAAGACCCACCTCTGAGGAAAAGGCCAAACTGGAACACATTCTATACGCCACGCTGAGTAGTAGTCCAGCCACAAGTTCGGCTGAAATGACTTGACTTCCAATTACTTTCTCCCTCTTCGTTTTCATGGTTGGTTCACAGTTCGAGTTGGCGGTTAAATCAATGTTTTCAGTGCGGCAAGGAAGTGCATTTGTAGCCCGCTGGCTTCTAAAGCCCTCATACGTAACGTGCCCCTTACACAACCTAATTATGAAACTCACTGGAGGGGGTTCCTCAGTTCTCTTGAGTAACCCGGTGCTGATGGCGACTTCTTGTTCTTCTGGCTGCAGCCACTTTACAGAGTGTTACGTAAAAATCAACGGGAATTAAAACGTTCAATGCAATCCGGTGAGTTCGTGAAGCCAGGACACTGGAATAGTGATTTTTATAAGGTTTTAAACGTCTAGGCTagtgcttttaaaatatattgtttgactgttaaatcatcatttattttaaatcaacgtttattttattaatattcacaaCGTAAgtttcacaattaattaaaatgtttcctcACATTGTATGGAGAAACAAccgttttatttataaataaaacattaacacattcactcatgaataaataaattatatacaaccctgttaatatacatatttatgaaatatttggtCTTCCCGAGTGTGTAATGTAAGAAATAACATCCTTAGCCTATATAAAGCATATGCTATATAATGTCAGTCTTGTGCACGTagttatatattaacatttttgggAACCCTTCACTAAATGGAAACCAATAAATCAGCTTAAGCCAAACATTTATCACATGATTTTTCCTTAAAGGCTTTTTGTGCACATAAGCAACTTAACTCAGATATAAGAGCCATTGAGAATTGGGTTACATGATGAGATATTGAGGTCAAATGAACTCAGTTGACCTTTTAATTCTTTcacaataaaaatagttaataacctatatttctttttttattattattgtaattaaatttaatttaaaagtaacaatatattaataacagTATATTGGCTATACCTAAATCTCCAATTCATTGGTGTAAGAAAATTAGTTCAGTGTCTGAGAAgtggcaaataaaaataatgtatatttgtcTGTTAGATAAATAATGCACTGCATACCAACTAGGTGTTTTGACAAATTTTCACCATGTACAAATATGTAACACATGTACAGGAAGCACCGTGGCATCATACAATATGAAAGCAGAAAGAGGATCTTATCAAACCTGTTCTCTTTCAAACGGCaaagttttgtttgaaaaatatgattactGATAAGAAAGCATATGCAATTAATTGGTAAGGATGTTGGAGAATAATTtagttgtttgaaaaaaaataaaaataaataacactaaatataaatacgagataattattttagtgcatAGCTATAACATCAAGTACAGTGATAAACAATTAATGATCAAAAATCTTTATGTATGTATCAGCACATGACAAAAGCCAGAATTTATTTAACTGAAGTCTTGCTCAATTCTATTTGTGGTCCACACCCATAGGAACTTCTCCATATCATTGTACTTGTGTTCCTGGACAAACACATTTTGTGCAATAAAGGTTTAGTTTGGTCATGGTCACACTGATGAAAACAATTACGGAACAATGAAAGAGAAGTGAAGTGCCCAGTCACATGTTCATATAACTGAGAGAATGACAAAGAccatatatattcagtatatacatacacacatttattgaTATACTTCACATGAGTGTGCGCTCATATACAGTACATCcttataataaatgtacattggacagattttacatattaatgtatttacatcaGAGTAACATTCATAAAGCCATTACGTCGCTCATATATCTAAATATACATAAAGACAGtgcaatatataaatgtgtattatttggCACCACCCAGTCGTTTTATCTCATCACATTCAACTCAGACAGCAGACTCACAACTTGagtaaaacataatttcttttgtTGTGGCTCTGTAGATTAAATAGTGCCACAGCATTGCTGCCTAAGTCAAAAATGGACATTTCAAGAATCAAGAATTGTGAAGGTTCGGCCAGTCCTGAAAAAGTTCTCTATCTCCTCCAGAGTCCGGCCTTTAGTTTCTGGCACACATTTAGCAGTGAAAATTATATTCACTACAGAGACGACACTGAAGAACAGGAAAGGTGCAAAGAGTCCATAGGCCTCCTATATGAAAAGATATATGTTGTCAAGTTTGCGTTTTATAGCTATACTTATGAAAAGCTCACACAACTATGTAtatgaaaaataacagaaattgaaacaatcaaaaaaataaaaaaaaatcagaagaaatATAATCATGTATAACATGAGTATTCTCAACAGAAGCTTGAATTATCTTTTAATGATCTTGAACAAGGATCATGTTGTTGTATGTGCTATTAGGTAAGTTAAAAATAGGTGTTTTTCCAATTCCTGTTTCTATGTGTGTAAAAAAGAGCATTAGCTCACCACCACATGCATGAAGAGTTGTGTCAGAACAAAGGCTGTGATCCAGCTAACACCAACGCACAAACCAGATGCTACACCACGGGCACCCAAAGGTAGAATCTCTGACATTAGCAGCCATGTGATTGGTCCCCAACCCATAGCATAACCTGTATGGGAGATTTCAGTgacgttattttattttacatgaggAAATAAAACTAGAACTATTTCTAAAAGTGATGTAATCCAGTCGTGTTGCCAAAATGATTGTTTCtctatttaaacaaacaaaaaaagccattTCCAATTTTTAATGTGTGACTTTAACTGAAGTGTCGTAATAATCAACCGTTTCCTTATTTGTCATTTATGAGATCCACAAAAAGCTTCTACAGTAAGTCAAAGTGAAACTTACCAAATATGATGACCATAGCGCTTATTAGAGGAATTAGAGTTATTGGATCGAACGCAGGGCCTGTTAAGCCCCCATAAGTGCTCTTCAAGCCCTCAGTTACAGTAAGATTGCCATGGTTGCACTGTGTTTTGTGAGTGTACATAGTCATTGAAAGCATGGCTATAtacatcaaaaatcctgaaaggATAAAAGATGAATGTGTTTTAGGTATTTCTTCCAATGAATTATATTTACCAAATTTAATACTTTTGTTAATTCTACACAAACCTGAGGTGAACAGAAGAGCTTTTCGACCTGCTTTGTCCATCAAACTGGCTGCAATGGCAACAGACATCAATCTTACAGCTCCCACTAATGCTGCATCATATTTCGGTTCCTGAATGGCAATGAAACATCACATTTTTTAGATGGATAAATGCGCTTTCAGGTATTTCACATTGTGAGTGAATGAATCTTTGAAACTTACCAGTGATATAGCTGTCATGTGGAAGATGGGCTCCAGATATACCAGAATTGGGGTTATACCAGTCATCTGCTGTAGGAATCTCATGACGACTGAGATAAGAATTGGTTTATAGTATGACCGTGTTTTAAGGTCACTCCATTGAACGCCCTGTTGGAGAGAACATGCAAGTcatttaatattctatttttatataatgcatatttaaatttttgttttattccaaGCTTTAATTGGCAGCCCCCTGCAATACTGCAGCAAACGACCAACATCTTTGAAATAGATTGTAAGACATGCTTTGTTAATATGCAacaaaaaatctgattaaaaaaatcagtgaaaTACAATTGATCCTATTTTTTCGTATTGAATTCTATCTGCATGACCTTATAATGCTATGGCAAACCACCCTGATAGCATGATGTAATCCACCGCAATGTGCATTTTACCTGAGAATTGATACTGCGCTCAATCTTATTGAACTCGGTCAAGTAATCAGAATTGGGGCCTCTGAGCCATTCTAGCGATTTAACTGCTCTTGCTCTGTTTCCTTTCATGATATGGTAACGTGGGGAGGTAGGCATGAAGCAAAGCAAAATCATCATGATAATGACAGGGATCTCCCCAGCCACAGCCAGCCACCTCCACGGCAAAACTAAGCCTGGAGAGAGAAGATAAAATAGCATAATTTTAAAGGACATATAGGATAATGTATCTGTGTTGGAGAAAGTGTGTTTCATCATACACCCAAAACAACCCGAGAAATATGAGCTCTCTCACCAAAAGCGTAAAGTGCTAGACTTCCAAAGACAGCTGTGATCTGGGGACACGAACCCAGCGCACCCCTCACAGACGGGTGTGAAATCTCTGACACATACACCTGTGTGAAAAGATATCAGCTGATGTTAATGAGATCCATTAGGCACAAAACTGCAACCACTAATGTATTATGACGTTTCTTTATAGGGATACTCCAtttcatccgtgccacaaggatggcTTTCAaggtttctacgtgtatttagctttgttttgaaataaaacagcgcatccttgtgacgCGGataacacagaagagcatacacagcatacagtgatatggagagacacagaggagaccgttgacaaaggaattattgaataaagtcgttatttttgttttcttcgcttacaaaaatgtttttctgtcgcttcatataacccagtttgcacatctgatggcagatggagtattgtgacgatgactttcataccttttatggaccctgacactgttatttatttggcagtctatgggaccgtttcaagcctccaggttttcatccaaaatatcttaaattttaaagcttttacgggtttggaacgacatggggataagtgattaatgacaaaactttcattttgcggtggagtaaccctttaattaaaATCTCATATGTTACAATGAAATTCTTATTTGTAGGCTATATCTAACAACACGTCACACAAACAAGCAGGCAGTAAGCGAATCAGATCTCATGGATTCagctaattacatttacatttattcatttagcagacgcttttatccaaagcgacttaaaattgAGATATATAAATCAAGAAATATCTCGGATTCAAACTAATACAGGGTTTATGCAGGATTATGAAGGtaaatttgaaattttctttttatgtcaatgttttctttaaatataataagGAATGTAAATGTCTAGGGAGCCTACAATGAGTTGCTTCagcaacacttcaaagtttgaTACAACTTCCTACTGATCTCCatgataaaaaataacttaaggCTTGAATACATCTGCTCCCAAACACTAGAACatgaaaataacttttactgtaccaGATATTTGCGTGTTaaacaaactatatttttttaagaaaacaaaacttaatttcttcattttgaaTCTCAAGTCAATATAACttcatttaaggatgtttagatatttatattggaaagcaaaagaaaaatactGCAGGAAGAGATTAATTTTAAGCAATGCaggcaacatttaatgccatgattttatcaatttaagactttctgctctgatttaagacctttttaaaaccTGCAGAAATAACTAACAAATTTAAGTCTCTGGGAGTCACCTGATTCATTCAGTTCTCATTTGTTCGTAAAATTAATAGttacactgtttttgtttttgcatgcaacCAACAGACATGCTTATTGAcaatataaattatcattattacatgCCATCCAGCATTTTATCTAATAAGATTTAAATCAGACTGCAAActcactaaaaaacaacaacaacaaaaaaaaaatgtttgcagtgGCACTGTAGAATTAATATTGCTATCTCTATAAACAAGATGGACTAACAGAAAACTTACAGGAATAGATCCAGCAGTGATTCCACCTGCGATGCCAGTCAGAAATCGGCCCCATAATAACATCCAAAAGTTTTGTGCGGCCCCCATCACAAGGAGACCTACAACAGATGGTACTCCTGACAACATGATGCTTATTTTTCTCCCAACTCTGTCATTCAGCACCATGGCACTAACACCCCCTAAGGCTGCTCCAAGGGTGAAAATTGACTAATAAACAAAAGAGAAACTCgttacaaatatgtatttttactgtatgtttatacCTGAAAACATCTTCCATATCTTTAGACACATTAATGATCTTACACCAAACCATGATATCTGATGGATGTCCATTTGCAGCCGAGGGTCATTACCCTTTTGAAGCTGGGGGATGACAGGGGAGGGGAACACTAAGGCAAACCCAAAATTGAAATTGCCCAGAACAGCTGAAAACACCGCAAGGAAGAGCTTTCCATGtctagaaaatataaacaatcgAATAAATGCACGAAACCCATAAAATAAAGTTGGTTTGAGACAGCATAAATCGAAAGCAAAGCAGGACAAAT includes the following:
- the slc2a6 gene encoding solute carrier family 2, facilitated glucose transporter member 6, which gives rise to MGDSPDETTALIKNKPARLRHGKLFLAVFSAVLGNFNFGFALVFPSPVIPQLQKGNDPRLQMDIHQISWFGSIFTLGAALGGVSAMVLNDRVGRKISIMLSGVPSVVGLLVMGAAQNFWMLLWGRFLTGIAGGITAGSIPVYVSEISHPSVRGALGSCPQITAVFGSLALYAFGLVLPWRWLAVAGEIPVIIMMILLCFMPTSPRYHIMKGNRARAVKSLEWLRGPNSDYLTEFNKIERSINSQGVQWSDLKTRSYYKPILISVVMRFLQQMTGITPILVYLEPIFHMTAISLEPKYDAALVGAVRLMSVAIAASLMDKAGRKALLFTSGFLMYIAMLSMTMYTHKTQCNHGNLTVTEGLKSTYGGLTGPAFDPITLIPLISAMVIIFGYAMGWGPITWLLMSEILPLGARGVASGLCVGVSWITAFVLTQLFMHVVEAYGLFAPFLFFSVVSVVNIIFTAKCVPETKGRTLEEIENFFRTGRTFTILDS
- the LOC109107026 gene encoding uncharacterized protein LOC109107026 isoform X1 yields the protein MKTKREKVIGSQVISAELVAGLLLSVAYRMCSSLAFSSEGESVSDASAQFELTRSLVCVWVASNIKFIFFKSNNHPLSLSAHSVSRLVAFLSLLGVCREAHIQGTDCRHLPMVDMAVFLFFLLSSLILLILDHNQLKGSLKRSELLTKPQRFFLQMDFFANCICGLMWLVFPGWLLGSQINGSEDHLYLTRAFGAMMVGDSFVSFTTQKQMGTNEVSVFSSRAVGTSAVVIFMIHTQLTTSAWKTPHLCLGLVGVSLWAGNSILGYLSSKDTKTQSVNDIYWRAVQRKDRRLNVQ
- the LOC109107026 gene encoding uncharacterized protein LOC109107026 isoform X2 translates to MKTKREKVIGSQVISAELVAGLLLSVAYRMCSSLAFSSEAFLSLLGVCREAHIQGTDCRHLPMVDMAVFLFFLLSSLILLILDHNQLKGSLKRSELLTKPQRFFLQMDFFANCICGLMWLVFPGWLLGSQINGSEDHLYLTRAFGAMMVGDSFVSFTTQKQMGTNEVSVFSSRAVGTSAVVIFMIHTQLTTSAWKTPHLCLGLVGVSLWAGNSILGYLSSKDTKTQSVNDIYWRAVQRKDRRLNVQ